A stretch of Zootoca vivipara chromosome 13, rZooViv1.1, whole genome shotgun sequence DNA encodes these proteins:
- the LOC132593070 gene encoding calpain-5-like has translation MAGSTYINSRSVLLRVEVPGGRYALLPTTFDPGQSSAFLLRIYSERPARLRAINRNDPPPPRCSCCSGSHQLITSVWVHRAVGLALPNSSKAPDVYVKLCAEGQAVRSCLHKATSSPDFNFKAVFCRRRPRKPIRIEVWARRFLRSTRLGYVKVLAAETPPDAGSGQVLRLQGGPPACPPGSILVETSTSSDLLAL, from the exons ATGGCTGGCTCCACCTACATCAACTCCCGCAGTGTCCTGCTCCGGGTGGAGGTGCCCGGGGGTCGCTACGCCCTCCTGCCCACGACCTTTGACCCCGGCCAGAGCAGCGCCTTCCTCCTGCGGATCTACAGCGAGCGCCCAGCCAGGCTGCG gGCCATCAACCGCAATGACCCCCCacctccacgctgcagctgctgctccggaTCCCACCAGCTCATCACCTCCGTCTGGGTTCATCGGGCCGTGGGGCTGGCGCTCCCCAACTCCAGCAAAG ccccAGATGTCTACGTGAAGCTCTGCGCCGAAGGGCAGGCGGTGCGATCCTGCCTCCACAAGGCCACCTCCAGCCCCGACTTCAACTTCAAGGCCGTCTTCTGCCGCCGGCGCCCGCGGAAGCCCATCCGCATcgag GTGTGGGCCAGGCGGTTCCTGCGCAGCACCCGGCTGGGGTACGTCAAAGTCTTGGCTGCGGAGACGCCCCCAGACGCTGGCAGCGGGCAGGTGCTGCGGCTGCAAGGGGGACCCCCTGCCTGCCCTCCGGGCTCCATCCTCGTGGAGACCTCCACCAGCTCAGACCTCCTGGCTCTGTGA